The sequence below is a genomic window from Pyrobaculum sp. 3827-6.
CAAGTCCGTCTAGAGCCTCGGCGTCTGTCTGCCTAGCTACTCCACATATCTTTACGAGAGGCATGTGGTTTAGATTTGCCTGGTTTGTAAGGTTATTGGCTTTTTTCAATTAGCTTGTAGATGACGTATTTCATCACCTCGTTGGTGCCCTCGCCTATCTCTAGGATTTTGGCGCCTCTGTAGAGCATCTCCGCTTTGCTTTCCTTGCTGTAGCCGAACCCGCCTTCTATCTGCACTGCGCGTCTGGTGACGTCTACGGCGATGCGGGCGCTCTGTAGCTTGGCGACGTGGGTCATGAGGATGAAGTGGGGCGACTTGGTGTCGTATAGATAGGCGGAGTAGTACGTCAGCGTCCTGGCGGTTTCTATAGCGGCGAGCATCTCCGCTAGCTTGAACTGGGTGTTTTGGAACTCCACAAGCTTCCTGCCGAAGAACTCTCTATTCCTTGCCCAGCTCAGCGCCTCTTCATAAGCTCCGCGGGCGACTCCGACCGCCACGGCGGCCACCGCTGTCCTCCCAATGTTTAGGGTGGTGGTGAGTACCTCCCACCCGCCGTTCACCCTGCCCACGACATCGTCGTCGCCAGCTCTGCAGTCGCTGAGCTTAAGCTCTGCGGTTCCCGTACCCCTGACCTCATCACCTCTATAGGCGAGGCCTCGATGCATTTACTACGGGGCAGTAGAAACAGCGTAATTGCCCTGTGCCTCGCCTCCCTCGGCCCCGTCCTCGCCGCCACTAGGTAGTAGTCTGCGTAGAGCCCGTCGGTTATCCACATCTCGATCCCGTTGATGACCCACCCCCGCCCTTTTTCTCAGCTTGGGTTTAGATAGCCGCTACTCTGGAGATAACTAATGGTTGAGGAGTAGACCAAGCGACTCCATAGGATCGCCCTCGGAGGCTCGGTTCTTAGAACCTCGATCCCCACCCGGTGAGCAACCTACCTGCCAGATAGGCCCGGGTTTAGCGTCGCTAACTCGACAACTCTCCCGCCAGCCATACCCCCCTACGCCTAGTTCCCCTTTGAGGTTTCTAGTTGCCGTAGGATCTTCTCGACGTACTCCAATACTTGTTTTACGTCAGAGGCCACTTCCTCTAGATCTGAGTAGTCCACGAAGTTTGGATCGAAGCCGTTGTAGGCAAATCTATGTAGCATCAACGCAGTTTTTACCACCGGCTCAACCCCGGCGACGCCGAGCGCCTCCAGGTCTTTAGCTATTCTAATCAAGCCGGTGGTGGGGGCCGCGTAGCCGACTTTAAGATACCACTCCCTCCTCTTGGCGTCCCGTGTCAAGAGGTCAAGCCTCAACACCACCAAAGCGCTTAGCAGGGCTTTAAGCGCCATAAAGGCTTTGTTTGCCGCATTTTGATAGAGCTCCTTTTTCAACATCTCCTCGGCCAACTTCGCCGCTGCCCTCGCCTCCTCGATCCTCGCCTCGACGTATTCTCTAGGCCTATTCCTAAAGTCTAGATACCCCTCCACGTGGAGGCCCCAGTGCTGAGATATAAACCTTATCGGCGGGCTGTGTGCAATTACCCGACGCTCATCCACGCCTCTATGAGCTCCTGGGGGCACTTAGCCGATCTCAGCCTTCCCCCCTCGTTTTCTACACATACCGCCACTATGTGGCCAAAGGCCGAGAGGAGACCTGTTGTCTCGTTGAATATCTCGAACCCGTACTTGACGGCCTTCTCTTTGAGCTCCAGGGGTCTCAGCACCACGTGCGCGACGTCGCCGCGCCTAAGCGGCGACTTGAAAACGGCGTATGCCTCGACCCTGGGCATGCGCCCATGCGCCTCTAGAACCCCCTTGGATCTGTAGAGCTCCTCCTCGGCATGCTCCACCAGAGAGAAGAACTCGGAAAAATGGACGATCCCAGCCGCGTCGGTTTGCGACCAGTAGATGTGGAACTTGGCCTCGAAGGGCATTAAGGGGTTGTCTGTCCGGCTATTTCTCTCTTCATCTCCTCGAACGCCCTCTTAACCTCGTCCACAGACGTCTCGTCCTCCAACGTCGTCAAGTCCCCTATCTGGCCGCCCACGACTAAGGTCTTCAACACGCGCCTCATTATCTTGCCGGAGCGTGTCTTGGGAAGCTTTGTGACGAAGTATATCTGGGCCGGCTCGGCGATGGGGCCAATGACCCTCCTGATGTGTTCTCTCAACTCCTTTCTCAACGCGTCATCCGCCTTGGCCTCCTGCCTGGGTATCACGAACGCTATGGGCACTTCTCCCTTCATTGGATCTGGTATGCCTATTACAGCCGCTTCTGCCACTGCCGGGTGAGATATGAAGGCGGACTCCAGCTCGTAGGTGCCCAGCCTGTGTCCGGCGACCTTAATCACCTCGTCGGCCCTCCCCAACACCCAGATGTAGCCGTCCTTATCCTTAATTGCGTAATCCCCCGCGTAGAACATGCCGGGAAACCTACTCCAGTAAGTCGTGACATAGCGCTCGGGATCGCCCCAGATGCCGTGGAGCATGCCGGGCCACGGCTTCCTTATGACAAGGTAGCCTCTGACTCCCGGCGGCAACAGGTTGCCCTTGTCGTCGACTACGTCTATGTCGTAGCCAGGCCTCGGCGGGCCGTTCGTGCCAGGCTTCATTGGAAGCAGATAGAAGCCGGGCGCTATGTCCAACGGCACTGCTCCGGTTTCAGTCATGCCCCACGTAGAGCCCACGAATATCTTCTCGTCGCCCAGGACTTTGTACATCCACCAGAAGGCCTCGGGGTTCTGGGGCTCGCCCACGGTGAATATGGCCCTGAGCGTCGACAGGTCGTGCTTCCTGGGCCACTCCTCTCCGTAGCGCATGAACATACGTATAGCCGTCGGCGAGGTGAAGAATACGTTGACGCCGTACCTCTCGATTATCGACCACCAGCGGTCGGGCTGCGGGAAGTCGGGAGCGCCTTCGTACATCACTTGGGTAAGCCCCATCAAGAACGGGCCGAAGGCCACGTACCAGGCGCCGGTGGCCCAGCCTATGTCGCCGGTGCACCAGTAGATCTCGTCGTCCCTCACCGCAAATACCTGCTTCATATCTGCGTATATGGACACGGCGAAGCCGCCCGTGTCGTGGACTATGCCCTTGGGCTTCCCGGTGGTGCCCGAGGTGTAGAGTATGTGGGAGGGATCCTCGCTCTTTACGGGCAACGGCTCTACGTAGGCGTTCTGCTTTACGCCCCTCAGAGAGTCCTCCCAGAACCAGTCCCTACCCTCCGTCATGGGCACGTCGTTGAGGCCGAGCCTCCTCACGACCAGGACGGCCTCGGCCCCAGGCGCCTTCTCCAGGGCCTTGTCTACGATATCCTTAAGCCTCACCACCTTCCCCCTCCTCCAGAAGCCGTCCGCCGTTATGACCATCCTGGGCTTGAAGTCGGCGAGCCTATCTGCCAACGCCTCTACTGAGAAGCCTGAGAATATCGTGGTGTGGACCGCACCGATGCGCCATATCGCGAGTATGGCTATCAACACCTCGGGGATCATGGGCATGTACAACGCCACGTGATCGCCCTTGCCTATTCCGAAGTTGCAGTGGAGCATACAGGCCACTCTGTTCACCTCTCTCCATAGGTCGTAGTAGGTGAACTTCCTCCTGTCTGTGGGGTATCCCGTCTGATCTACCGGTTCTCCTTCCCATATCAAGGCCAGCTTGTTCCTACGCCAAGTCTTGACATGCCTATCGATAGCCAGATAAGAGAGGTTCAACTCACCCCCAACAAACCATTTATAAAACGGCGGATTAGAGGCGTCCAAAACCCTCTCCCAAGGCCTAAACCACTCAAGCTCCCTAGCGATAGAGGCCCAGTAGCCCTCTAGATCCTTGACGGTGCGTCCATGGAGCTCCCAGTAGGCCTTTATAGCTTCTGGGCCTGCTCTATATCGCCCATTGGAGACGTATGTATCGAAGGGGAGCTTCACTTCAAGATCCTGTCCGGCCGCCATACTTAAATACACAAGATTCTTATTTATCTATTGATATCGACAAATATAGTGTACGAAAAATAAAGTAAATGATAAATACAATTATATAAAAATTACTATATAGTATATTGAGTGATATATTTCTTCCTTTTAGCCTTACTTATACTGGGCCCTTCGACGCGTCATTAAACAGGCTTGATACAATATATAAAATATAATTTAATGATAATAGTACTGTACGTAAGTGCCAAATTTTGTACCGACTGGCAAGGCCGTATGAGCTCTTCGGAACTGAGCGTATAGAGAGGGTGTAGTATGCCAGCCGGCGTGTTTTTTGAGCGGTATGAGAAAGTGCTGGCGTTTATAAAATGGCCTATTCACAAGATAGCCGCGGGCTTGCTTTTAATATACGCTCTACCTCTAGTAGCCCCTGGCGAGTATCTAGTGCGTATAGCTAAATGGAAGGCGGCCTGGGACTTAGCCGCCGCCTAAATTTCTTGTTCGGCTTAGGTGGCCAAATATCGCTGGCACAGGAAGCCTTCATGGCGCTCGGCGCCTTCACCTCTATATACCTTACAAAACTCGGCATACCGCCTCTACTAGCCATGCAGTTGGCTGGGGTGTTGGTCTCGTTAGCCGGGCTAAACTTCGGCCTACCGAGCCTTCGGCTAAAGGAGCTCTATCTGCTAATCACCACTCTAGGCGCCCAGTTTTTCTTTGACTGGTTGCTGAGAACTGAAAGGATGGTTTGGTTCTCCGGGGGCGCCTACGCCGTCTACGCGCCTCCGCTATCGCTCGGCCCTCTCGACCTCTCGTCAGGATATCCCCTATACGCCGCCGCCATCACCATCACCATCCTGCACTTAGTTGCGCTTGCAAATCTGGAGAGGTCCTACATCGGCAGGGCCTTCAAGGCTATACGAGACAGAGACGTCGCCGCGGAGATTATTGGCGTCAACATCTTCAAATATAAACTACTGGCCTTCGTCGCCAGCGCCTATCTAGCCGCCGTCGGCGGGGCGTTGTGGGCCTTCGCCGTGAGATCTGTGTCTGTAGAGAGCTTCACATTCCTCACCTCCCTAGAAGTGTTCGCGGCGATCTTGATAGGAGGGCTAGGTAGAGTTGTCTGGGGCTCTGTGCTTGGCGCCGCGTTTGTAGTAGGCGTCCCTGAGGCTATAAAAATTGCGCTGGCTGGCGTCGGCATCCGCGGCCTTGAGATAGCTCTTAGAGATGTAATATTCGGCGCCATAATACTGGCCTTCCTACTTACAGGGCCG
It includes:
- a CDS encoding thioesterase family protein yields the protein MPFEAKFHIYWSQTDAAGIVHFSEFFSLVEHAEEELYRSKGVLEAHGRMPRVEAYAVFKSPLRRGDVAHVVLRPLELKEKAVKYGFEIFNETTGLLSAFGHIVAVCVENEGGRLRSAKCPQELIEAWMSVG
- a CDS encoding branched-chain amino acid ABC transporter permease, which produces MEGGLGLSRRLNFLFGLGGQISLAQEAFMALGAFTSIYLTKLGIPPLLAMQLAGVLVSLAGLNFGLPSLRLKELYLLITTLGAQFFFDWLLRTERMVWFSGGAYAVYAPPLSLGPLDLSSGYPLYAAAITITILHLVALANLERSYIGRAFKAIRDRDVAAEIIGVNIFKYKLLAFVASAYLAAVGGALWAFAVRSVSVESFTFLTSLEVFAAILIGGLGRVVWGSVLGAAFVVGVPEAIKIALAGVGIRGLEIALRDVIFGAIILAFLLTGPRIV
- a CDS encoding PaREP1 family protein; the encoded protein is MDERRVIAHSPPIRFISQHWGLHVEGYLDFRNRPREYVEARIEEARAAAKLAEEMLKKELYQNAANKAFMALKALLSALVVLRLDLLTRDAKRREWYLKVGYAAPTTGLIRIAKDLEALGVAGVEPVVKTALMLHRFAYNGFDPNFVDYSDLEEVASDVKQVLEYVEKILRQLETSKGN
- a CDS encoding acyl-CoA dehydrogenase — encoded protein: MGRVNGGWEVLTTTLNIGRTAVAAVAVGVARGAYEEALSWARNREFFGRKLVEFQNTQFKLAEMLAAIETARTLTYYSAYLYDTKSPHFILMTHVAKLQSARIAVDVTRRAVQIEGGFGYSKESKAEMLYRGAKILEIGEGTNEVMKYVIYKLIEKSQ
- the acs gene encoding acetate--CoA ligase; protein product: MAAGQDLEVKLPFDTYVSNGRYRAGPEAIKAYWELHGRTVKDLEGYWASIARELEWFRPWERVLDASNPPFYKWFVGGELNLSYLAIDRHVKTWRRNKLALIWEGEPVDQTGYPTDRRKFTYYDLWREVNRVACMLHCNFGIGKGDHVALYMPMIPEVLIAILAIWRIGAVHTTIFSGFSVEALADRLADFKPRMVITADGFWRRGKVVRLKDIVDKALEKAPGAEAVLVVRRLGLNDVPMTEGRDWFWEDSLRGVKQNAYVEPLPVKSEDPSHILYTSGTTGKPKGIVHDTGGFAVSIYADMKQVFAVRDDEIYWCTGDIGWATGAWYVAFGPFLMGLTQVMYEGAPDFPQPDRWWSIIERYGVNVFFTSPTAIRMFMRYGEEWPRKHDLSTLRAIFTVGEPQNPEAFWWMYKVLGDEKIFVGSTWGMTETGAVPLDIAPGFYLLPMKPGTNGPPRPGYDIDVVDDKGNLLPPGVRGYLVIRKPWPGMLHGIWGDPERYVTTYWSRFPGMFYAGDYAIKDKDGYIWVLGRADEVIKVAGHRLGTYELESAFISHPAVAEAAVIGIPDPMKGEVPIAFVIPRQEAKADDALRKELREHIRRVIGPIAEPAQIYFVTKLPKTRSGKIMRRVLKTLVVGGQIGDLTTLEDETSVDEVKRAFEEMKREIAGQTTP